tcttttttagtatatgttgctaggtgttatcgtttcgattgttaactctaactaaaatttagattttcggctttatatgaactcaattgttagctttaattgaagttaaattaatttttctaattcggaacctgttgaaatccactcattttttttagtttgagtttatctaactgatatggattgtattttttattttcatgcattttggtacaaatagatataaagtttcacacaatagttgttcattgaagtttgagacatattgaagaaaatattaaagagatattgaaatattatacttacaatgaagtttattttaattataaattatgttatatcatcataatcattattattattattattattattattattattattatcatcaaaGAGTTATTTTTTTCCAGTTCTTTCGACagagagattgtaagcgtctaatacacttgataagatgtttattctcgaagaatttggattatgccagatacgaattcaaaatgaaggtaaataaaaataaattttgatgctcaaaatccttaaaatgtacattaattatgagatattgagataattgcttttgcaacattggttATATAGTTattaactattatattgtggtttgtacaaaattgttagtatttcaagagtttttaacaaatgaaaatgaaacatgagcATAAGACAAGTtattggaaaatattaattaaaaaatattattatttgaatctcttcaaattctcaaatgttgagcataatgattctaattaatagaatcagtttcacatattaattataaaacgttttttttttttactgaccggttacaattgcgatttaattctatttaactaaaattaatttatgaacttaatactttattaagaaaaaataaaaaattaaattaatgggcaaaaaatatttctaccaggaaaaaaaatatatatcgtacattctctcttattttcgaaaaaaaaaccgagaggaagatagttctctcctaattattttttttgtccctttatttttgttttctattcttttgtttgtttttcttgcttacgaaattcaagaatacataattattagaaaatattaataaagtcaaataagtgatatctgcgagcgtgactgatattctatacagtgaaagaatgaagaacaaattgattgaatgtcttgatgagatattacgagataaaAATAGGACAAATCATCACtttaagctgattcaattggatatattgggttGTTGTAGcataataaataattgaattcgaatatttGGTGaccatgaaattccatcaagtaaaatgattatcatcaagatgaatttgtgactaattcttatgaattttatttttatatatgtaacatatagaattgataaagtttcttcatgtgcaatattagaaaagtattgattttaatagtttatagcataatatattaatgttgcttccattttaacatagattgtaatttttttatatcgtagatacaatatttaattttaattgtagtttaattcaatttttgtttaacatagattataattcttttgtatcatagatataatatttaattttaattatagtctaattcaatttttagttttttattatattctaatatatttcttaattaatctcctattttattattattgtttcacaaaaTTTCAGCtataagaaaatatgaaaatatattaaaattagggttaaggtgcaaaaatactcataacgttttgtaccagaagcaattttacctctaacgtctaaaatggtacaattttacccctaacgttggaagccaagagcaattttacccctaacgttgataaattggattaatttcagacactattataaaacacagatatgttcgttccttattctgcaccaattgcataacaattcgttcaaaaaaaggatttcatgtttttttataatttaacaatagaatttgagattaatatttataaatttggtgaatttttttattttttttgtctaattcgtataaaaagacagtatattttttatttttttattttttttcacatctcaacgtatgtttatgatttgtaaCTGATAAAATCATACACGTGTGAAAtatagataacaagattcatgaccgagaaaacagtttgatgaattatttctcaaattgatcaaaaattaatttaatttgttttgaattatcaataaaaaatatatattaatttcaaatatacataatataaaaatttctcataacatgatataaaattaatgaacttaaaagtaaatatgtcaatttatttatttatctaaattatataaaagtttcgcATCAcatgcatcgcacgggttttcgactagtgcTTAATACgactaaaataaataataagtcATTCAATATATCTAAATAGAacattaatagaaaaaaaaatgaaagattttACCTATTAAATATAACCTTTTAAAATAGAAACACTACGCGAAAgctaattattatttataattaatataatgCCGAATTTGATGTTAattgggtaaaaaaaaattaacgactaatagataaaaaaaaagaaaaagaaaaattaagggTAATACTAATAGGTAAAAAAACAACGCTTACCTATTAAATATAAGTTTTGAAAGAAAATTTAATGAAAAAACGGAACAAAAACAACGGCCGCTCGAACCCAcgaccaaaaataaaaaattaagggcTAATAGGTAAAAAAACAACGCTTACCTATTAAATATAAGTTTTAATGAAAAAACGGAACAAAACAACGCCCACCGTGGGGCTCGAACCCACGACCACAAGGTTAAGAGCCTTGCGCTCTACCAACTGAGCTAGACGGGCTTCTTATAATTATTGATTCTCCTTAAATTATATAGTATAGTTTAATCGAAGAATAATTTGTTTTAAGGTCAGTACCAAGAATCAAGTTATATTGTTTCGCTTTTAAacaattttttaagtttttcagTCTATTTTTTCTACAGGATATATATTATCCGAGCATAATAACAAAGTGAGAAAAAAACAAGGTCACAAGAATTTATACCCtcttgttattttattttggcttaatgtttttttttttttttttttttgagtttgGCTTAATGTATATTTACATCTTTAAATTTAGCACATTTtgctctgaacttttaaaataacctaacAACCTATTAGTACCTATAGTTGACTTTAGAAATATACCAACCTATTAGTACCTATAGTTGACGCATATatatagttggctcattcagACTTTGGACGACAGATGATTTGTTATGTACATGCTATAGATATACATTAaaccttttattttcattacAGTGCTATATTGAGTGGTTAAGGGCTTCAAATGGTTTAAGCTAGATTTTGAGTTTGAGTTTTAGAGTATGCAAAAAGCTTTAATTAGTTTTAGATCCACTGACGAGTCTCGAACCGAGAAATCAgacaaattataaaataaaataagaatccTGGTAGGTGACAATCCAAGGATTCGATAAGCATATTTTCCACAGTCCAGCAAACATGAAAATATATTGATTTTGTGTAATTAGATGTTGAACAAAAGGTAAAGAACACCACTTAGCTTAATTTCATTAGCATAATCCCAACGTGCTTAAACTCAACACAGAAACCTATACTTAACTACACAAACCACAGTTAATCTCCACCTGAAATACTAAAAACTTCTACTACATTAACCAGACCATTCAAATCAGATGTTTCCAATAGATGTACACTAATTAAGCGCGTTTAAGAGTTCACTAATCCTGCAGCTACTCAGATTTAAGGTCTTCTGGCCTTGATCCTCCTTTCTGCATATCATCACTCCCATATCCCTCTTTTAACTGAATTATATAACAGCAGAACAATTTTATCAGCAACCATATAGAAATCGAAAACGCTTGGTATTAATCACAATTATGTCAGCCTAATTCAGATTATTATTCATTGCCACCTAGTCACGAGTGCTTACCTTACTAAGAAGCTTCTTCTGAAACCGATAGCCCTATTCAAAACAACAAACACCATGTAACAGTTAATCGATTGAAATCATTTCACTAGTGTGCGCATTAGAGGTACTGATTTTATTTTCTGCTTACCTTGTCTGTGCCATAAATAAAATCACAGTAGGTGAATACAGAAGCAAAATTGCTCTGGCTTTGCCCTCCGACATAATGATGATAATCGTGGTAGTCTGCGCCGCCGTAAAATGGAATATATTTTGTAGGACTCCAAGGGAAATCATATCTGTATAAGAAGACAGAATGATCTATTTATATGCCCCAGTAATTTGATTCACATCAGTGCATAAGGATATGAAGAGAAGCATATGAATAGACCAAAACATATGCAGTTATGCTCAAATGTGTTTGTGCATTCCAACAATGTGAATAACAGAAACAAGAGATTGCCTTAATTAAATGAGTAATGTATAAAGCAGGCATCATATTCAAAGAACAATGTATAAATACATTTACTTGACGTGCCTTTTCATCTTAGTTTCTCATAAAGTTAACATTTTTAGGTACTAACCATTCCTCTTTCAGACATCTCATATGTACTTATCCTCCCTTCTGCAAGGAGGAGAAGTGAGTACATTTTTATCAAATTATGACCTAATACTTGGAGTTTAATCAAAGTTCAATCCAAGGACAAAATAAACTTTGTGCTTATATTTAGACATGGTAAATCAGACTAAATTTTGACAACTTGAAATTATTGTATGCAGCTAACTTTGCTCAGAAGACACTTATCTGGAAGATTTAAAATATTTTGCATAGATGTTATTGGAATTTCAGATATTATGTCCTCAATACTCATTGTTCTTTACAAATTAGACTAAAGTGGCTATGAATCAAAATAGAGTTCCAAATCCATTAGAGAGCTGAAGTTAATTTTGGTGTAAATTGGACTTCATTCACAATATAGGTGGCAAATTGATATTAAATTGACTTTTTTTCTACCACAAGTACTTATCATCCCCCTAGTTTTCATTCGGATAAAGAATTTTTGGAGACAATAACTAAAAGACTGTCACCGTCTCCTAATTACTACCTTAAACAGTACTGAGGCTATCTCATACATGGAAGTAGTGTTTTCAATGCATCATTAAACCTTAAGGCATCCCACCTGTCACAATGGAGATACATACCATTTGACCTTTCTATTCACAGGCAAATAAGTTCCATATCTAAAATTCTCAAGTTAATTGGAGAATAAATTTCATAACAGGGAAATCGGTTCTGTTTATGTTACTGCACAATCACAAATTTCATAACAGATTCCCAGTCGCAACCATTCTCTATATGTATGTTGTTGCAGCATCACATGTATGCATATGTTAAGCCAACACAACAGAAATTCCGTAACTTGATAGCATTAGTATACTCCTCTTACAGGTGATATTTCAAAGAATGTCAGTTCCTACCCCACAAAGAGATGAAAGAAACAAATCTAGGTCGTCCATTCTTTCAGAAAAGGAAATCAAGGATCCAGCCCATATTATCATGCAATAAGTGAGGATTCCAAGTTTCCCATCTTTCTATTTCCCAAAACAATACCTTTAAACATGTAAGTGGAAGGAGCCATCTGCAATTTAAGGCCATTCCAAGCTTtgtacttaacattgaacactGTGATTTAAGAATATGTTAAGATGGCCAATTAGTTGAGTTTCAAGGACTATCTTGATGAGTTGTTGCAAGTGACAAACTGAGAAAACAACCACAATCCTTTTTGTTTTGGTAAAGTATAAGGATTTAACAAATATCAGCTTAAGAATCAACAATAAATTATAAGAAAGAgaataaaaatgaaaagagtTTCATGCTGATCCTAGTCCTAAAGGGTAGGCCATTAAAATGATTGTTGAAAATATCCAAAGTTGGCATCATTTAGTCACAATCAACTAAATCATAAAAGGGCTATCTATCAACAAATAAGAAAAGCAGAGCATGCCTACCCGCTGTGTGTCTCAATAGCCTCAATCTGCCGCAAAGCAATCCATAACCAAAGTGTGACCATGTGCCCAGGAACTATTGCTGGACCAAGGAAAGATGGAATTCCAAGGATCAAAATTTCTGCCCAGTGTGCATAAGGAGCAGCAAAAGCAATTGGAGCAGCATATTCATGATGAACACGGTGAATTTTCTCGTAGCCCCATTTGCCATGTAGAAATCTATGAATCCAGTAATTAGTATAGTCCTCCAACAAGAAATATACTAACAACTGTAGACATATTTCCCATCCTGAAGGCAAAGGCAAACCTGTTCTAATCCCAATCATCTGTAGGTAGGGTCATATAGTTAGATATTTTACCAAGTATCATTCAAATAGCAGATGATTGAGTCAATGAAACTTcagatatttaaaaaaaaaaatctcaatcaCCATTTTGGAGAATCAAACTTTAGAGAATTCCTTACGAAACTACCTATCCAATAGAAAAATCCATAAAAGCAAAAGCTAAAATAGCCATCCATAATTATTACCCAACATTTCCCTAAAAGGCAAGAAAGCAAAATCCATAAAAGATTTCAGCTTTTCACGAACCTTACAGAACTAGAAACTAAAGAATATTCCCGTAGCAACCAGAGGTAATCAGATTTCACCGAAACACTAAAAACCAAATCCCCAGTCAGAAACCCCAGTCTCATACTcatcttaaaaaaattagattgtACTACGTCTCTAGGATACTAAATCAATATTGTCAACGCAAAAATCAGTAAATCCCTTATAAtaggaaaaataaaatttgtacaAATGTCACACAAATCAATAAATCatccaataaaaatatatggaaaAATAAGAATTACATGAATGACAAAACCCACGAATCCAATTTCACACGAAGCATTTAGAGAACCAAACTCGTGATTCAAAATCACAATTCGTAGAAATTCAAATCATCACAAATCTCATAAAACTCGAAGAACAAAAAACCCAGAAATGCTGAATCTCACCTTGATGGAAGGATAGGAAACCAATTGCAAAGGACCGACAACTAGGAAGAACATACGCAGTACATCCTTGAAGCATTTGATAATTTCGGAAGAGGACAACTTAACCTTGGG
The DNA window shown above is from Euphorbia lathyris chromosome 1, ddEupLath1.1, whole genome shotgun sequence and carries:
- the LOC136210622 gene encoding methylsterol monooxygenase 1-1-like, with the protein product MLPYTSLDDAAASLGRDLTFAETLWFNYSANKSDYFLYCHNIIFLFLIFSVIPLPLVFIELLHSAGFDKYKIQPKVKLSSSEIIKCFKDVLRMFFLVVGPLQLVSYPSIKMIGIRTGLPLPSGWEICLQLLVYFLLEDYTNYWIHRFLHGKWGYEKIHRVHHEYAAPIAFAAPYAHWAEILILGIPSFLGPAIVPGHMVTLWLWIALRQIEAIETHSGYDFPWSPTKYIPFYGGADYHDYHHYVGGQSQSNFASVFTYCDFIYGTDKGYRFQKKLLSKLKEGYGSDDMQKGGSRPEDLKSE